In a single window of the Limnohabitans sp. 2KL-27 genome:
- a CDS encoding restriction endonuclease: MKFKMSEKSLFATLLRAPWWVSFLVMFGVALVAGALLPEAYKTAGMLGAFPFFVIGVMAAWRQKDAISASRIEELTAQARSMGWRDFSVLIEEALRQQGFVVTRLNEGPADFQIEKNGRITLVSAKRWKAATVGAEHLRELLAVRESRDAFSCTCMSLGVFSQAAVDLANDSPMQLLRSANIAQLMHEGASALQA; encoded by the coding sequence ATGAAATTCAAAATGTCCGAAAAGTCGCTCTTTGCGACTTTGTTACGCGCCCCTTGGTGGGTGAGCTTTTTGGTGATGTTTGGTGTGGCCCTGGTGGCCGGTGCCTTGCTGCCTGAGGCCTACAAAACAGCGGGCATGCTGGGTGCCTTTCCATTTTTTGTGATCGGTGTCATGGCCGCTTGGCGACAAAAAGACGCCATTTCGGCCAGCCGCATCGAGGAACTGACCGCGCAAGCCCGCAGCATGGGTTGGCGTGATTTTTCGGTCTTGATCGAAGAAGCGCTGCGTCAGCAGGGCTTTGTGGTGACCCGATTGAACGAGGGTCCGGCCGATTTCCAGATCGAAAAAAATGGCCGCATCACCTTGGTCAGTGCCAAACGCTGGAAAGCCGCCACCGTGGGCGCTGAGCATTTGCGCGAACTGCTGGCGGTCCGTGAAAGCCGGGATGCTTTTTCCTGCACCTGCATGAGCTTGGGCGTCTTCAGCCAGGCCGCCGTTGACTTGGCCAACGACAGCCCCATGCAGTTGCTCAGATCGGCCAACATCGCGCAACTCATGCACGAAGGGGCCAGCGCCCTCCAGGCCTGA
- a CDS encoding TAXI family TRAP transporter solute-binding subunit, translating into MKRRQLFWVLSLAAAMAAPVHAQQFFRIGTGGTAGTYYPVGGMIANAVSQPGKIVATAQATNGSVANVNGVAGGALESGFSQSDVATWAYTGTGVYEGKPKVTDLRMIANLYPESIHLVVKKGSGIKSVADLKGKRVALDEPGSGTLVNARIVLAAYGVKESDIKPEYIKPNQAGDKLKDGALDAFFFVGGAPAGAIAELASSGTGIELVPLAGPQADALRKTNPYLAVDTIAAGTYKDVPAVQTMAMGAQWVTSAKADTETVYQITKALYGKAAQDTLAAGHAKGKFITKENAVKGVGIPFHPGAEKFYKEAGLLK; encoded by the coding sequence ATGAAGCGTCGTCAACTGTTTTGGGTCTTGAGTTTGGCTGCCGCCATGGCCGCCCCCGTGCATGCACAGCAATTCTTCCGAATTGGTACCGGTGGTACCGCGGGCACCTATTACCCCGTGGGCGGCATGATCGCCAACGCGGTGAGCCAGCCCGGCAAGATCGTCGCCACTGCCCAAGCCACCAACGGCTCGGTGGCCAACGTCAACGGTGTGGCCGGTGGTGCTTTGGAGTCGGGATTCTCGCAGTCGGACGTGGCCACCTGGGCTTACACCGGCACCGGCGTGTACGAGGGCAAGCCCAAGGTCACAGACCTGCGCATGATCGCCAACCTGTACCCCGAGAGCATTCACTTGGTGGTCAAAAAGGGCTCGGGCATCAAGTCCGTGGCCGACCTCAAAGGCAAACGCGTGGCCTTGGACGAGCCAGGTTCTGGCACCTTGGTCAATGCCCGCATTGTGTTGGCCGCTTATGGCGTGAAGGAAAGCGACATCAAGCCCGAGTACATCAAGCCCAATCAGGCCGGTGACAAGCTCAAAGACGGCGCGCTCGATGCTTTCTTCTTTGTGGGCGGTGCACCTGCGGGCGCGATTGCCGAATTGGCATCGAGCGGCACGGGCATCGAGTTGGTGCCTTTGGCAGGCCCCCAGGCCGATGCCCTGCGCAAGACCAATCCGTATCTGGCGGTAGACACGATCGCTGCTGGCACTTACAAGGACGTGCCCGCCGTGCAGACCATGGCCATGGGCGCCCAGTGGGTGACCAGCGCCAAGGCCGATACCGAAACCGTGTACCAGATCACCAAGGCCCTGTATGGCAAAGCCGCTCAGGACACCCTGGCTGCTGGCCACGCCAAAGGCAAGTTCATCACCAAGGAGAACGCGGTCAAGGGGGTGGGCATTCCTTTCCACCCCGGTGCTGAGAAGTTCTACAAGGAAGCCGGTCTGCTCAAGTGA
- a CDS encoding 3-hydroxyacyl-CoA dehydrogenase family protein: protein MISSHPSQARTVVVGGGTMGMDVAIVLARGGCQVTVVEPDAAKRHALGAHVRHNLALLGMAHRSERVHAVADLAEVTWSGVSLLIECIPEKLPLKQALFAQLAPLAAPDTLLCSNSSSFPISAIAQGLPTAERMLGLHFFMPAHLVPLVEVVLGPQSHVQEAEQLCDFMRGCGSVPVLVRKDKPGFLANRMQHALAREAFALIDEGVATPEDVDAAVRFGFGFRFLAAGPVMQRDHAGLEVHTAAAASMYPSLAVNAEPARVLQERVARGDLGMKTGQGFFSWTPETQQAERERYDRLLRQGLDLLAAELPPLNPHD from the coding sequence ATGATTTCTTCACACCCTTCTCAAGCGCGCACCGTGGTGGTGGGCGGCGGCACCATGGGCATGGACGTGGCCATCGTGCTGGCCCGTGGCGGCTGCCAGGTCACCGTGGTCGAACCCGATGCGGCCAAGCGCCATGCGCTGGGCGCCCATGTGCGCCACAACCTGGCGCTGCTGGGCATGGCCCACCGCAGCGAGCGCGTGCATGCCGTGGCAGATTTGGCCGAGGTGACGTGGTCGGGGGTGAGTCTGTTGATCGAATGCATCCCGGAAAAATTGCCCCTCAAACAGGCCTTGTTCGCGCAACTGGCGCCGCTGGCCGCGCCCGACACGCTGCTGTGCAGCAACAGCTCCAGTTTCCCGATCAGCGCCATCGCCCAAGGCCTGCCCACGGCCGAGCGCATGCTGGGTTTGCACTTTTTCATGCCCGCTCATTTGGTGCCGCTGGTCGAGGTGGTGCTGGGCCCCCAGTCCCATGTGCAAGAGGCCGAGCAGTTGTGCGACTTCATGCGTGGCTGCGGCAGCGTGCCGGTCTTGGTGCGCAAGGACAAGCCGGGCTTTTTGGCCAACCGCATGCAGCATGCCTTGGCGCGTGAAGCCTTTGCCCTGATCGACGAAGGTGTGGCCACGCCCGAAGATGTGGACGCGGCCGTGCGCTTTGGTTTTGGCTTCCGCTTTCTGGCCGCAGGCCCGGTCATGCAGCGCGACCATGCGGGGCTGGAGGTGCACACGGCGGCGGCGGCCAGCATGTACCCCAGCCTGGCCGTGAATGCCGAGCCTGCGCGCGTGCTGCAAGAGCGCGTTGCCCGGGGTGACCTGGGCATGAAGACCGGGCAGGGCTTTTTCAGCTGGACGCCCGAGACCCAACAAGCCGAGCGCGAACGCTACGATCGCCTGCTGCGCCAAGGCTTGGATTTGCTCGCCGCGGAGCTGCCGCCCCTCAACCCTCACGATTGA
- a CDS encoding heme-binding protein, which translates to MAVEEPRYTVLVSDPPFEVRRYAAFTVAQTQIQGDFDAASRSGFRRIASYIFGDNVQAGLGAQRKISMTAPVTVVPDDQGWRVHFVMPSAENMQTLPQPLNPDIQLRPVPEHETVAVRFGGFTTQASIQEQTERLRAWAQARQLKLSPKAQIARYDDPFTLPWNRRNEILIDLMP; encoded by the coding sequence ATGGCCGTTGAAGAACCGCGTTACACCGTGCTCGTCTCAGACCCGCCTTTTGAGGTGCGGCGCTACGCCGCCTTCACGGTGGCCCAAACGCAAATCCAGGGGGACTTTGACGCCGCCAGCCGCAGCGGCTTTCGGCGCATTGCGTCCTACATCTTTGGCGATAACGTGCAAGCCGGGCTGGGTGCGCAGCGGAAAATTTCCATGACCGCACCCGTCACCGTGGTGCCCGACGACCAAGGTTGGCGCGTGCATTTTGTGATGCCGTCCGCCGAAAACATGCAGACCCTGCCCCAACCGCTCAACCCGGACATCCAGCTGCGCCCCGTGCCCGAGCACGAGACGGTGGCGGTGCGCTTTGGCGGCTTCACCACGCAAGCGAGCATCCAGGAGCAGACCGAGCGCCTGCGGGCTTGGGCGCAGGCGCGCCAACTCAAGCTCAGCCCCAAAGCCCAAATCGCCCGCTACGACGATCCCTTCACCCTGCCGTGGAACCGGCGCAACGAAATCCTGATCGACCTGATGCCCTGA
- a CDS encoding D-amino acid dehydrogenase, with translation MHVCVLGAGIIGLSTAYELTQRGHQVTVIDRAAPAAGASGGNGAQLSYSYVQPLADPGIWAQLPKLLLSPSSALKIRPQWDTRQWAWVWQFLHACNAQQSHKTTAELLTLAAQSRQVFDALRQRENIDVDYTASGKLVLFRTEATFAAARQQMLLQQQLGGESQRAVTASEACAIEPALAHQQNDFTGAIYTDSECAADCKKVCEALAAILKARGAALRWGQAFRQWVSAGDRLAAVQLDNGDEVVADAFVLCTGHTAPALAASLDVELPIYPLKGYSITVPTDGTGLAPKVNITDSARKIVFSRLGQRLRAAGMVELVGQDASVQRRQIETLQQATQALFPDCSRYTDIQPWAGMRPATPTGLPIVGHQGGPRNLFINAGQGALGFTLAFGSATQLANTLC, from the coding sequence ATGCATGTTTGCGTATTGGGCGCTGGCATCATCGGCCTGAGCACCGCTTACGAATTGACCCAAAGAGGTCATCAGGTCACCGTGATCGACCGTGCCGCCCCGGCCGCTGGTGCCAGCGGCGGCAATGGCGCTCAGCTGAGCTACTCTTATGTTCAGCCTTTGGCCGACCCCGGCATCTGGGCACAACTGCCCAAATTGCTGTTGTCACCTTCTTCTGCACTCAAGATCAGGCCTCAATGGGACACCCGCCAATGGGCTTGGGTCTGGCAATTTCTGCACGCTTGCAATGCACAACAATCGCACAAGACCACGGCTGAATTGCTGACCTTGGCCGCGCAGAGTCGGCAGGTGTTTGATGCACTGCGCCAGCGAGAAAACATCGATGTCGACTACACCGCCTCCGGCAAACTGGTGTTGTTTCGCACCGAAGCCACATTTGCGGCGGCACGTCAGCAGATGCTGCTGCAACAGCAATTGGGGGGGGAGAGCCAGCGGGCTGTGACCGCATCTGAGGCGTGCGCCATCGAACCCGCCCTGGCACACCAGCAAAACGATTTCACGGGCGCCATCTACACCGACAGCGAATGCGCCGCCGATTGCAAAAAAGTCTGCGAAGCATTGGCGGCCATTCTCAAGGCAAGAGGCGCTGCCTTGCGTTGGGGGCAGGCCTTCAGACAATGGGTATCTGCGGGCGATCGGCTGGCGGCCGTCCAACTGGACAATGGCGATGAGGTGGTCGCGGATGCATTTGTGCTGTGCACAGGCCACACAGCACCTGCGCTGGCCGCCTCTTTGGATGTGGAATTGCCGATCTATCCGCTCAAGGGTTACAGCATCACCGTGCCCACCGATGGCACAGGCCTGGCCCCCAAGGTGAACATCACCGACAGCGCCCGCAAGATTGTGTTCTCGCGCTTGGGTCAACGGCTGCGGGCCGCTGGCATGGTCGAATTGGTGGGTCAGGACGCCAGCGTCCAGCGCCGCCAAATTGAAACCCTCCAGCAAGCCACCCAAGCCCTTTTTCCGGACTGCTCGCGTTATACCGACATCCAACCTTGGGCCGGCATGCGCCCGGCCACCCCCACGGGTCTGCCCATCGTTGGGCATCAGGGCGGTCCCCGCAATTTATTCATCAACGCAGGGCAAGGCGCTTTGGGCTTCACACTGGCTTTTGGCTCGGCAACGCAGTTGGCGAACACCCTCTGCTGA
- a CDS encoding cupin domain-containing protein, whose protein sequence is MSHTHDPMAPSPSSGQTPTDWKHDGVRVVPGDQLDGNVPSTPGMDRKAAINFARVGAQKLWAGTVHIHPNAKTGAHHHGPLESVIYVVKGRARMRWGNALEFTAEAGPGDFIYVPPYVPHQEINASADETLECVLCRSDGQAVAVNMDIEPAEKPETVLWIDPTHPQGGV, encoded by the coding sequence ATGTCACACACCCACGATCCCATGGCCCCGTCGCCCTCGTCCGGCCAGACGCCCACCGACTGGAAACACGACGGTGTGCGCGTGGTGCCGGGGGACCAATTGGATGGCAATGTGCCCTCCACACCGGGCATGGACCGCAAAGCCGCCATCAACTTTGCCCGCGTGGGGGCCCAAAAACTCTGGGCTGGCACCGTGCACATCCACCCCAACGCCAAAACCGGGGCGCACCACCATGGGCCCTTGGAAAGTGTGATCTATGTGGTCAAGGGCCGCGCCCGCATGCGCTGGGGCAATGCACTGGAGTTCACCGCCGAAGCCGGACCTGGCGATTTCATTTATGTGCCGCCCTATGTGCCACACCAGGAAATCAATGCCAGCGCAGACGAAACGCTGGAATGCGTACTGTGCCGCAGCGATGGCCAGGCTGTCGCGGTCAACATGGACATCGAACCTGCTGAAAAACCCGAAACGGTGCTCTGGATTGACCCCACGCACCCACAAGGCGGCGTTTAA
- a CDS encoding TRAP transporter permease: protein MAEALERNVRNLQELEEKFDPEMRFRPTLPPATVIVKWLLIILSGFHYYTAGFGLLRETTHRGVHLAFVLGLIFLVFAATKSDAESTVSKSRLSIGGVPLIDWLLGLACAASVMYIPYVFDDLAFRVGNPDTMDVVMGSVLFLTLLEATRRSMGWPLPLIALGFTAYALTGPYFPGLLKHAGASWSQMINHQYLTSQGIYGVAVGVVATYVFHFVLFGVLATRIGLGQLFLDIASTVAGRYAGGPAKVSVFGSAMFGTLSGSSVANAVTVGSLTIPAMIRVGYKREFAGAVEAASSTGGQITPPVLGAAAFLMVEFLNVSYQTIIAAAVVPAFMHFFGVFMQVHFEAKRYGLRGLTEEEMPNLRESFRQRWPTLIPLALLIAILVSGRTPYLAAFTGITSCIIVGLSTTVWGNHRTNWVLLVVLHVLLALVTFVDWGSDGEAIKLGFLALGVALIWAGQKWMGLVGRIDNAVLLEAFETGAKYALAVGAAAATVGIVIGVVTLTGVGFKISFIITGWAQMISAFLMDWLPAFMADSKSLTLLAALFMTGIVCILMGCGIPTTANYIIMVTVAAPTLVQLGVEPLVAHFFVFYYGVLADITPPVALAAYAAAGMAGGDPFKTGNTAFRLGLAKVLVPFVFVFSPSLLLVAKGFTWADFAVTFTGCVLGIVALAAALSGYLMTVMNRWERALCAIGALCLIAPGLKISLLGVALMVPVLIHQWTTSRSPKGASLG, encoded by the coding sequence ATGGCCGAAGCCCTTGAGCGCAATGTGCGCAATTTGCAGGAACTGGAAGAAAAGTTCGACCCCGAAATGCGCTTTCGGCCCACGCTGCCGCCAGCGACGGTGATCGTGAAATGGCTGCTCATCATCCTGTCGGGTTTCCATTACTACACGGCGGGTTTTGGCTTGCTGCGCGAGACCACCCACCGGGGTGTTCACCTGGCCTTTGTGCTGGGGCTGATTTTTCTGGTGTTTGCCGCCACAAAATCTGACGCGGAGTCCACCGTGTCCAAAAGCCGCCTGAGCATTGGCGGTGTGCCACTGATCGACTGGCTGCTGGGCCTGGCCTGTGCGGCCAGTGTCATGTACATCCCCTATGTGTTTGACGACTTGGCTTTTCGGGTGGGCAACCCGGACACGATGGACGTGGTCATGGGCTCGGTCCTGTTCCTGACCTTGCTCGAAGCCACCCGCCGCTCCATGGGCTGGCCCTTGCCTTTGATTGCGCTGGGCTTTACGGCTTATGCCCTGACCGGGCCGTATTTTCCGGGCCTGCTCAAGCATGCGGGCGCCAGTTGGAGTCAGATGATCAACCACCAGTACCTGACCAGCCAAGGCATTTATGGCGTGGCCGTGGGCGTGGTGGCCACCTATGTGTTTCATTTTGTGCTGTTTGGCGTGCTGGCCACGCGCATTGGTTTGGGGCAGTTGTTTCTGGACATCGCCTCCACCGTGGCCGGGCGTTACGCAGGGGGTCCCGCCAAAGTGAGCGTGTTTGGCTCGGCCATGTTTGGCACGCTCAGCGGGTCGTCGGTGGCCAATGCGGTCACGGTGGGCTCGCTCACCATACCGGCCATGATCCGGGTCGGTTACAAGCGCGAATTTGCGGGCGCGGTAGAAGCCGCGTCATCGACCGGTGGGCAGATCACGCCCCCCGTGTTGGGCGCAGCGGCATTTTTGATGGTCGAGTTTTTGAATGTGTCCTACCAGACCATCATCGCGGCCGCTGTCGTACCGGCTTTCATGCATTTCTTTGGCGTGTTCATGCAGGTGCATTTCGAGGCCAAGCGCTACGGCTTGCGCGGCCTGACTGAGGAGGAAATGCCCAATTTGCGCGAGTCTTTCCGTCAGCGCTGGCCGACCCTGATTCCTTTGGCCTTGCTGATTGCCATTTTGGTGTCGGGCCGCACGCCTTATTTGGCGGCTTTCACCGGGATCACCTCTTGCATCATCGTGGGCCTGAGCACCACCGTGTGGGGCAACCACAGGACCAACTGGGTTTTGCTGGTGGTGCTGCATGTGCTTCTGGCGCTGGTGACGTTTGTGGACTGGGGCAGCGATGGCGAGGCCATCAAGCTGGGATTTTTGGCGCTGGGCGTGGCCCTGATTTGGGCTGGGCAAAAGTGGATGGGCCTGGTGGGGCGCATAGACAATGCCGTGCTGCTGGAGGCCTTTGAAACCGGGGCCAAATACGCGCTGGCGGTGGGCGCTGCTGCGGCCACCGTGGGCATTGTGATTGGCGTGGTCACGCTCACGGGCGTTGGCTTCAAGATCAGCTTCATCATCACCGGTTGGGCGCAGATGATCTCGGCTTTCTTGATGGACTGGTTGCCCGCCTTCATGGCCGACAGCAAGTCCTTGACCCTGCTGGCGGCGCTGTTCATGACCGGCATCGTTTGTATTTTGATGGGCTGCGGCATTCCGACGACGGCCAACTACATCATCATGGTCACCGTGGCCGCACCCACTTTGGTGCAGCTGGGGGTGGAGCCACTGGTTGCGCACTTCTTTGTGTTTTATTACGGCGTGCTGGCCGATATCACACCGCCCGTGGCGCTGGCCGCTTATGCGGCGGCGGGCATGGCCGGCGGTGACCCGTTCAAAACCGGCAACACGGCGTTCCGCTTGGGGCTGGCCAAAGTGCTGGTGCCCTTTGTATTCGTGTTCTCGCCCTCCTTGCTGTTGGTGGCCAAGGGCTTCACTTGGGCCGACTTTGCCGTCACCTTCACAGGCTGTGTGCTGGGCATCGTGGCCTTGGCTGCGGCGCTCAGCGGTTACCTGATGACCGTGATGAATCGATGGGAACGCGCGCTGTGCGCCATCGGTGCCCTGTGCCTGATTGCGCCGGGCCTGAAAATCAGTTTGCTGGGTGTGGCGTTGATGGTCCCCGTGTTGATTCACCAATGGACGACGAGCCGGTCACCCAAAGGCGCATCCCTTGGATGA
- a CDS encoding TIGR03643 family protein — MKKTDPHSGLAASLSEADVSGIIAMAWQDDTPFEAIALQFGLSEPEVIALMRAQLKTRSFRVWRMRVRGRVAKHLALQQGRPPRQGSAEGFAGSAAALARQGAQTPEDFPLPPSPITRQSLG; from the coding sequence GTGAAAAAAACTGACCCTCACTCCGGCCTGGCCGCTTCTTTGTCAGAGGCTGACGTGTCGGGCATCATCGCCATGGCCTGGCAGGACGACACCCCGTTTGAAGCGATTGCCTTGCAGTTTGGCTTGTCCGAGCCCGAGGTCATCGCCTTGATGCGGGCGCAACTGAAAACCCGCTCGTTCCGGGTCTGGCGCATGCGGGTGCGGGGCCGAGTGGCCAAACATCTGGCCTTGCAGCAGGGCCGACCACCGCGCCAAGGCAGCGCTGAAGGCTTCGCAGGATCGGCTGCAGCCCTCGCGCGGCAGGGTGCGCAGACGCCCGAGGACTTTCCGCTGCCACCCTCACCCATCACGCGCCAGTCCCTGGGTTGA
- a CDS encoding stealth family protein has protein sequence MPYDSSIDIVYLWVDGNDSNWRAKRQAALQQLPSDSSAAMARYSNVEGRFRDNHELRYSLRALEKFFPDHGHVYIVTDAQAPDWLRPSDRLTLVDHRELMPEASLPTFDSGHIESWIHHIAGLSERYFYFNDDVFFGAPVRLDDWFHPGGFHVTWSDDPVVTDEAMRMDATSLENACRLSIQWLTEKARSGTPALREQDPLYQSTFRTFAHSPRPMLKSILLELESTAPELFAAVRSTVFRSWDKPTIVSDFVLRWALAHGVASIRPYRHRYVSTGEADQNQQLQALVADFGSLEFFCINDTTDDAQTHDPRLQNVLNVLQSILPEPSGFENPTAGLQHAWPSAPEASTFQAHARRDEAQHPPHAAGLQKRA, from the coding sequence ATGCCCTACGACTCGTCCATCGACATCGTTTACTTGTGGGTTGACGGGAACGATTCAAACTGGCGCGCCAAGCGCCAAGCGGCCCTGCAGCAACTCCCCAGCGATTCCAGCGCCGCCATGGCCCGCTACAGCAATGTGGAAGGGCGCTTTCGGGACAACCACGAGCTGCGTTACAGCCTGCGTGCGCTGGAGAAATTTTTCCCCGATCACGGCCATGTCTACATCGTCACCGACGCGCAGGCGCCCGATTGGTTGCGCCCCTCGGACCGCCTGACGCTGGTGGATCACCGCGAGCTCATGCCCGAGGCGTCTTTGCCCACCTTTGACTCCGGGCACATCGAGTCCTGGATCCACCACATTGCGGGGCTGTCCGAGCGCTACTTTTATTTCAACGACGACGTGTTCTTCGGTGCGCCGGTGCGGCTCGATGACTGGTTTCACCCGGGTGGTTTTCATGTGACCTGGTCTGACGACCCGGTGGTCACGGACGAGGCCATGCGCATGGACGCCACCTCGCTCGAAAACGCCTGCCGCCTGTCGATCCAGTGGCTCACCGAAAAAGCCCGCTCGGGCACGCCCGCGTTGCGCGAGCAAGACCCCTTGTACCAAAGCACCTTCCGCACCTTTGCGCATTCGCCTCGGCCCATGCTCAAGTCGATCCTGCTGGAGCTCGAGAGCACCGCCCCGGAGTTGTTTGCCGCTGTCCGCTCGACCGTGTTCCGCAGTTGGGACAAACCCACCATCGTGTCGGACTTTGTGTTGCGTTGGGCCCTGGCGCATGGGGTGGCGAGCATCCGGCCTTACCGCCATCGCTATGTGTCCACAGGCGAGGCCGACCAGAACCAGCAGTTGCAAGCGCTCGTGGCCGACTTCGGTTCGCTCGAGTTTTTCTGCATCAACGACACCACCGACGATGCCCAGACCCACGACCCGCGTCTGCAAAATGTGCTGAACGTGCTGCAGTCGATCCTGCCTGAGCCTTCGGGTTTTGAAAACCCGACGGCTGGGCTGCAGCACGCCTGGCCGTCTGCCCCTGAGGCCTCGACCTTTCAGGCCCATGCCCGTCGGGACGAGGCACAGCACCCCCCCCATGCGGCAGGGCTTCAAAAAAGGGCCTGA
- a CDS encoding 3-keto-5-aminohexanoate cleavage protein, producing the protein MAVFPHPLLITVAPNGAYKQRPDHPALPITASELGQTAKLCLDAGAAMIHMHIRDAQGRHSLDVQGYRDAQQAVKQAVGDAMIIQVTSEAARVYKAPEQIAMVTTLKPEAVSVGLREVDQPEIGDAGLAQFFGWLAKERVMTQVIVYDVADLQRWQALRAQGVIPDAPWSLLFVLGRYSVGQTSEPQDLLPFVMAHTGNEPWSMCAFGAGEHACATTAAALGGHVRVGFENNLLLNNGQVAPDNAALVRQVADSARVLGRSLCTAQQAREAFWGA; encoded by the coding sequence ATGGCTGTTTTCCCGCATCCCCTGTTGATCACCGTCGCGCCCAACGGCGCCTACAAGCAGCGGCCCGACCACCCGGCTTTGCCCATCACGGCGTCTGAGCTGGGCCAAACCGCCAAGCTGTGCCTGGATGCCGGTGCGGCCATGATCCACATGCACATCCGCGACGCGCAAGGCCGACACAGCCTGGACGTGCAGGGCTACCGCGACGCCCAGCAAGCGGTCAAGCAGGCGGTGGGCGATGCGATGATCATCCAAGTCACCAGCGAAGCGGCGCGCGTTTACAAAGCGCCCGAACAAATCGCCATGGTCACCACCCTCAAGCCCGAAGCCGTGTCGGTGGGCCTGCGCGAAGTGGACCAGCCTGAAATTGGCGACGCAGGCCTTGCCCAATTTTTTGGCTGGTTGGCCAAAGAGCGCGTGATGACCCAGGTCATCGTCTATGACGTGGCCGATTTGCAGCGCTGGCAAGCCCTGCGTGCGCAAGGGGTGATCCCGGATGCACCCTGGTCGCTCTTGTTCGTGCTGGGCCGTTATTCGGTGGGGCAAACCTCCGAGCCCCAAGACCTGTTGCCTTTTGTCATGGCCCACACCGGCAACGAGCCGTGGTCCATGTGCGCCTTTGGTGCGGGCGAGCACGCCTGCGCCACCACCGCCGCCGCACTGGGCGGTCATGTGCGGGTGGGTTTTGAGAACAACCTCTTGCTCAACAACGGGCAAGTCGCCCCCGACAACGCGGCGCTGGTCCGTCAGGTGGCCGACTCGGCCCGCGTGCTGGGCCGCAGCCTCTGCACCGCGCAGCAGGCCCGTGAAGCCTTCTGGGGCGCATGA
- a CDS encoding Y-family DNA polymerase, producing MLALIDGNNFYCSCERVFQPWLQNRPLVVLSNNDGCAIARSDEAKALGIKMGAPYFQLRALERDAGLIALSANFALYGDMSDRMMSLAAGLGHTQEVYSIDESFVDLSGIPGDLVRRARTIRGRIHQWIGIPTCIGIGPTKTLAKLANAIAKSAERKPGSYPAHHAQICHLGACSPQELQALLAATEVGEVWGVGPRIGAQLRAQGIHTALDLQGMSPAAAKAGWSVVLEKTVRELGGTPCIEFEDEPPAKQQIACTRSFGHPVTELIELQEAITEFACRAAEKLRRQGSHTGHIMAFIRTSPFRQQDPQYSRSASIPLPSPTSDSAHITQAANAIVKRLYRPGFKYAKAGVMLMDLQPATREQLTLDFDETMPENRIRLMAAMDAMNQRYGRGTLKLASAGAPRAIKLWAMRQEHKTTAYTTDWTGLLSVHLDA from the coding sequence ATGCTGGCCCTCATCGACGGCAACAACTTCTACTGCAGCTGCGAACGCGTCTTCCAGCCCTGGCTGCAAAACCGCCCGCTCGTCGTCCTCTCCAACAACGACGGCTGCGCCATTGCCCGCAGTGACGAAGCCAAAGCCCTGGGCATCAAGATGGGCGCGCCGTACTTCCAGCTGCGCGCGCTCGAGCGCGACGCCGGCCTGATCGCCCTGTCGGCCAACTTTGCGCTGTACGGCGACATGAGCGACCGCATGATGAGCCTGGCCGCCGGCCTGGGCCACACACAAGAGGTCTACTCCATCGACGAAAGCTTTGTGGACCTGAGCGGTATCCCTGGCGACCTGGTGCGGCGTGCCCGCACCATCCGCGGGCGCATTCACCAGTGGATCGGCATCCCGACCTGCATCGGCATCGGCCCCACCAAAACCCTCGCCAAATTGGCCAACGCCATCGCCAAAAGCGCCGAACGCAAACCCGGCAGCTACCCGGCGCACCATGCGCAAATTTGCCACCTGGGCGCGTGCAGCCCCCAAGAACTCCAGGCCCTGCTGGCCGCCACCGAGGTGGGCGAGGTGTGGGGTGTCGGCCCCCGCATCGGCGCACAACTCAGGGCCCAAGGCATCCACACCGCGCTGGACTTGCAAGGCATGAGCCCGGCCGCAGCCAAAGCGGGCTGGTCGGTGGTGCTGGAAAAAACCGTGCGTGAACTCGGCGGCACGCCCTGCATCGAATTCGAGGACGAACCACCGGCCAAACAACAAATCGCCTGCACCCGAAGCTTTGGCCACCCGGTGACCGAGCTGATCGAACTGCAAGAAGCCATCACCGAATTCGCCTGCCGCGCCGCCGAAAAACTGCGCCGACAAGGCAGCCACACGGGCCACATCATGGCCTTCATCCGCACCAGCCCCTTCCGGCAACAAGACCCCCAATACAGCCGCAGCGCCAGCATCCCCTTGCCCAGCCCCACCAGCGACAGCGCCCACATCACCCAGGCCGCGAACGCCATCGTGAAACGCCTCTACCGCCCGGGCTTCAAATACGCGAAGGCGGGCGTGATGCTGATGGACCTGCAACCGGCCACCCGCGAACAACTCACGCTGGACTTTGACGAGACCATGCCCGAAAACCGCATCCGGCTGATGGCGGCGATGGACGCCATGAACCAGCGTTATGGGCGCGGCACCCTGAAGCTGGCCAGTGCGGGGGCACCAAGGGCGATCAAGTTGTGGGCGATGCGGCAAGAGCACAAGACCACCGCTTACACCACCGACTGGACCGGCCTGCTCTCGGTGCACCTGGACGCTTGA